In Silene latifolia isolate original U9 population chromosome X, ASM4854445v1, whole genome shotgun sequence, the following proteins share a genomic window:
- the LOC141623569 gene encoding eukaryotic translation initiation factor 4B2-like → MSSKPWGGTGTGIGSWAADAELAEAEEQQAAATAAANPQSFPSLKESVTTKPKKKKMTLSEFYSQPGSGSATSNTRLTPDEMFSLPTGPKLRSPDEYVPGGSRLGGGFSNYGGGSRDGPSQGRRGGFDGGFRRGDYDSAPPPPPSRADEVDDWGAMKRSVPMERERERERERDRDRGSSSSRYGALGGGSRADEVDNWSFEKKPLPLSGSMAPSRSNTFGSGNRDSGSEWRRDEPPPAGRPRLVLEPRRTSITTTNNNSSNEGGVNGDGKEEDGVVMVKVNKGNPFGAARPREEVLADKGLDWKKMDSDIEAKKASVAGGSRPSSSQGSRPTSSQSNRSESVAIGGGGGVEVKARPKVNPFGDAKPREVLLEQKGLDWRKIDLQLEQRRVDRPETEEEKTFKEEIEILKKDLENAGKDVPDGSGVEEANLRGLIESKERNLEILIRELDDKVRFGQKPVERPGSGAGRPGSGAGRPSSGAGRPGSGAGRYMGFQERPPPRSETFNDYRGAETMDRPRSRGTGDNIWTRPGEDRRGGFQGNRDRGFVGNRDFNRSTSRERW, encoded by the exons atgtcgTCTAAACCATGGGGCGGCACCGGTACCGGCATCGGTTCATGGGCCGCCGACGCCGAGTTAGCCGAAGCTGAAGAACAACAAGCCGCCGCCACGGCCGCCGCCAACCCTCAGAGTTTCCCCAGCCTCAAAGAGTCCGTTACCACCAAACCCAAGAAGAAAAAGATGACCCTTTCTGAGTTCTATTCTCAACCCGGATCCGGATCCGCTACTTCCAACACCCGTTTGACCCCTGACGAGATGTTCAGTCTTCCTACGGGTCCCAAACTTCGTTCTCCTGATGAGTATGTCCCCGGTGGGTCCCGATTGGGTGGCGGATTTAGTAACTACGGCGGCGGCAGCCGCGATGGTCCATCTCAGGGCCGACGTGGCGGGTTCGATGGTGGGTTCCGCAGAGGGGATTATGACTCGGCGCCTCCACCTCCTCCGTCTAGGGCTGATGAGGTTGACGACTGGGGCGCCATGAAACGCAGCGTTCCGatggaaagggaaagggaaagggaaagggagagagataGAGATAGGGGTTCTTCTTCATCCAGGTATGGTGCGTTGGGAGGTGGGTCCCGCGCTGATGAGGTGGACAATTGGAGTTTTGAGAAGAAACCGTTGCCTTTGTCTGGGTCAATGGCCCCTTCTAGATCGAATACGTTTGGATCCGGGAATAGGGATTCCGGGTCGGAGTGGAGGAGGGATGAGCCGCCACCCGCGGGTCGCCCCAGGTTGGTGTTGGAGCCCAGGCGTACTAGTATTACTACTACGAATAATAACAGTAGTAATGAAGGGGGTGTGAATGGTGATGGTAAAGAAGAGGATGGGGTAGTGATGGTCAAGGTTAATAAGGGGAATCCATTCGGGGCGGCTAGGCCTAGAGAGGAGGTGTTGGCTGATAAGGGTTTGGATTGGAAGAAGATGGATTCTGATATCGAGGCTAAGAAGGCTAGTGTTGCTGGTGGGAGTAGGCCTTCAAGTTCCCAAGGAAGCCGCCCTACCAGTTCGCAGTCTAATAGGTCGGAGAGTGTTGctattggtggtggtggtggagtggAAGTGAAGGCGAGGCCAAAGGTGAATCCTTTTGGGGATGCTAAGCCTAGGGAGGTTTTGCTTGAGCAAAAGGGTTTGGACTGGAGGAAGATTGATCTTCAGTTGGAGCAGCGTCGTGTTGATCG GCCTGAGACGGAGGAAGAAAAGACTTTCAAGGAGGAAATTGAGATTTTAAAGAAAGATCTTGAGAATGCGGGTAAGGATGTTCCAGATGGTTCAGGAGTTGAAGAAGCCAACCTACGTGGGCTAATAGAGAGCAAGGAAAGGAATTTGGAAATTCTAATCAGAGAACTAGATGACAAAGTTCGATTTGGTCAAAAGCCTGTTGAGAGGCCGGGCTCTGGTGCAGGCAGACCAGGCTCCGGAGCTGGTAGGCCAAGCTCCGGAGCTGGTAGGCCGGGTTCTGGCGCTGGGAGATACATGGGGTTCCAAGAGAGACCTCCCCCTCGGTCTGAAACATTTAATGATTACCGGGGTGCAGAAACAATGGACAGGCCAAGGTCACGTGGCACAGGAGATAATATATGGACAAGACCTGGCGAAGATAGAAGAGGAGGTTTCCAAGGAAACAGAGATAGAGGATTTGTGGGCAATAGAGACTTCAACAG GTCTACGTCGAGAGAGCGATGGTGA